One genomic region from Flagellimonas oceani encodes:
- a CDS encoding DNA-3-methyladenine glycosylase I: MDKHRCGWCIGDPLYEAYHDTEWGVPVRDDETLFEFLILETFQAGLSWITVLRKRENFRNAFDQFDYRKIADYDQIKIDELLQDPGIIRNKLKVKATVSNARAFMEIQKEFGSFSKYIWGFVNDEPIKNELKNYKNAPATTELSDAISKDLKKRGFKFVGSTVMYAHMQATGMVNDHEVNCFRYDEV, encoded by the coding sequence ATGGACAAACATAGATGCGGATGGTGTATTGGCGACCCATTGTATGAAGCTTACCACGATACGGAATGGGGCGTTCCAGTCAGAGATGACGAAACCCTTTTCGAGTTTTTGATCCTGGAGACCTTTCAAGCTGGCCTAAGCTGGATAACCGTATTGCGAAAACGGGAAAACTTCAGGAACGCTTTCGATCAATTTGATTATAGAAAGATCGCCGATTACGATCAAATTAAAATTGACGAACTCTTACAGGACCCGGGAATCATCAGAAATAAATTAAAAGTGAAGGCCACCGTTTCCAATGCAAGGGCATTTATGGAAATTCAAAAGGAGTTTGGCAGTTTCAGTAAATACATCTGGGGGTTCGTGAACGATGAGCCCATTAAAAACGAGTTGAAAAACTACAAAAATGCTCCGGCAACGACCGAATTATCGGATGCGATAAGCAAAGATTTAAAAAAACGTGGCTTCAAGTTTGTGGGGAGTACCGTAATGTATGCGCACATGCAGGCAACGGGCATGGTGAACGACCACGAAGTAAACTGTTTTAGATATGATGAAGTATAA
- a CDS encoding DUF2490 domain-containing protein has product MYCTKWFLIVLLLLPLATVGAQTNLTGYWQPQVAANYKVTGTYSHNFSLASRNYIYDDEALTLRVRQLDLAHFSKLKVRDDQSIAFGIQYRFRNNFEKSRENELRLTQQYNITNKPFAIRYGHRVRTEQRITNSLTTHRFRYRFAVDFPLMGEKLNVGEPYFVGSLENLLSVAKNNSPEYDARLSGQIGWELNRGLKLQMGVEYRMEDYSSSLPQNILFLLTSAQLSL; this is encoded by the coding sequence ATGTACTGTACTAAGTGGTTTTTGATCGTATTGCTGCTTTTACCATTGGCCACGGTCGGCGCCCAAACAAACCTGACCGGATATTGGCAACCGCAAGTCGCCGCCAATTACAAAGTAACGGGTACGTATTCCCATAACTTTTCGTTGGCCAGCCGTAACTATATCTACGACGACGAAGCACTTACATTACGTGTTAGGCAATTGGACCTTGCCCATTTTTCCAAACTAAAGGTTCGCGATGACCAAAGTATAGCGTTCGGTATCCAGTACAGGTTCAGGAACAATTTTGAAAAAAGCAGGGAAAACGAACTGCGCCTTACCCAACAATACAATATTACCAACAAGCCTTTTGCCATAAGATACGGCCACAGGGTACGAACGGAGCAACGAATCACCAACTCATTGACCACCCACAGGTTCCGGTATAGGTTTGCGGTGGATTTTCCATTGATGGGAGAAAAATTGAATGTCGGAGAGCCTTATTTTGTAGGGAGCCTTGAAAACTTGTTGAGTGTGGCCAAGAACAATTCGCCAGAATATGATGCACGCCTATCGGGCCAGATCGGTTGGGAATTGAACCGTGGATTGAAACTTCAAATGGGCGTGGAATACCGTATGGAGGATTACAGCTCCAGCCTGCCACAGAACATTTTGTTTTTACTGACGAGTGCGCAACTGTCCCTGTAA
- the aat gene encoding leucyl/phenylalanyl-tRNA--protein transferase — protein sequence MIVEHTPLHFLSKRLEFPPVDTASGDGLLAVGGDLSPERLLLAYKNGIFPWFNDDSLILWWTPDPRMVLFPEKVKVSKSMRKVIRDNIFTLTQNTCFEQVIDYCAQIERKGQDGTWITPEMKTAYMKLYKNGHAKSFEVWEDGNLVGGLYGVDLGHVFCGESMFSLRPNASKYAFIKMAQQCNAKGYQIIDCQVHTDHLEGLGAEMISRKQFVKILQGQLRTRQ from the coding sequence TTGATTGTGGAACATACGCCCCTACATTTTTTGAGCAAGAGGCTGGAATTTCCTCCCGTTGATACCGCCAGTGGGGATGGATTGCTTGCAGTGGGGGGCGATCTATCGCCCGAAAGATTGTTGTTGGCCTATAAAAACGGGATTTTTCCTTGGTTTAACGATGATTCCTTGATTCTTTGGTGGACTCCCGACCCAAGAATGGTACTTTTTCCAGAAAAGGTAAAAGTGTCCAAAAGCATGAGAAAAGTAATCCGGGACAATATATTTACCTTGACCCAGAACACTTGTTTTGAACAGGTGATCGATTATTGTGCCCAAATTGAACGAAAGGGGCAGGACGGAACCTGGATCACGCCCGAAATGAAAACAGCTTATATGAAGCTCTACAAAAATGGGCATGCCAAATCCTTCGAAGTTTGGGAAGACGGGAATTTGGTAGGCGGACTTTACGGAGTTGACCTAGGCCATGTTTTTTGTGGGGAAAGTATGTTCAGTCTGAGGCCCAATGCATCCAAATATGCGTTCATAAAAATGGCACAGCAATGTAATGCCAAAGGCTACCAAATTATTGATTGCCAAGTGCACACCGATCATTTGGAGGGCCTTGGTGCGGAAATGATCTCAAGAAAGCAGTTCGTAAAAATTTTACAGGGACAGTTGCGCACTCGTCAGTAA
- a CDS encoding DUF3127 domain-containing protein translates to MEVQGRIKMIDETKTYGNNGFRKREVVVTTEEQYPQHILVEFVQDKCDLLNNYSVGQMVKISINLRGREWVNPQGETKYFNSIQGWRIENLQSEPAGDNMPPVPPMEAFEPADDYNEEDHDDLPF, encoded by the coding sequence ATGGAAGTTCAGGGAAGAATCAAAATGATAGATGAAACCAAGACCTACGGGAACAATGGTTTTAGAAAAAGAGAGGTGGTCGTAACTACTGAAGAGCAATACCCACAACATATATTGGTCGAGTTTGTTCAAGATAAGTGCGACTTGCTAAATAATTATTCCGTTGGTCAAATGGTGAAGATCAGCATCAATCTAAGAGGTAGGGAGTGGGTCAATCCACAAGGAGAGACCAAATATTTCAACTCTATCCAAGGATGGCGGATTGAGAACCTTCAGTCTGAGCCCGCAGGCGACAATATGCCTCCCGTTCCGCCAATGGAAGCTTTTGAGCCTGCCGACGATTACAATGAAGAGGATCACGACGATCTTCCTTTCTGA
- a CDS encoding sensor histidine kinase produces MNFSTKRKTSNITLLIAAFIIVSLILWNTNSFFRKFKEEERLKMEIWATAQLELIQSSVDQELGNLTLKVLGNNTSTPMILVNEEGSYKTHNIPEEKVADSVYIQKKIAQFRNENEPIQIIQEDELLETLYYGNSEVLNKLKYYPLALLLIIFLFGAVIFFFFRTNKASEQNKLWAGMAKETAHQIGTPLTSLLGWNELLKSEDINPEVTQEIAKDIDRLETITERFSKIGSVPELRVHDIVTETKKAYDYLKQRSSKLVHFSFSSDVDGANVLMNPPLYNWSIENLVKNGIDAMKGKGNIAIQIEKKGQNIHILVSDTGHGIPKSDFQNIFNPGVTSKQRGWGLGLSLVKRIVEEYHKGKIKVFSSSREGTIMQITLRAL; encoded by the coding sequence ATGAACTTTAGTACCAAGCGGAAAACTTCCAATATTACCTTGCTGATCGCGGCCTTCATTATTGTGAGTCTTATTTTATGGAACACCAATAGTTTCTTCAGAAAATTTAAGGAAGAAGAGCGGTTAAAAATGGAAATTTGGGCAACGGCCCAATTGGAGCTGATCCAATCCTCCGTAGATCAGGAACTGGGGAACCTCACCCTTAAAGTACTGGGCAACAACACCTCTACCCCAATGATCTTGGTAAACGAAGAGGGATCGTACAAGACCCATAACATTCCCGAAGAAAAGGTGGCCGACAGTGTATATATCCAGAAAAAGATAGCTCAGTTCAGAAACGAGAACGAACCGATACAGATCATTCAAGAAGATGAGTTGCTCGAAACTTTGTACTACGGGAATTCGGAGGTGCTCAACAAGCTGAAGTATTACCCACTGGCCCTTTTGTTGATCATTTTTTTGTTCGGTGCGGTGATCTTCTTTTTCTTCCGTACCAACAAGGCCTCGGAACAGAACAAGCTTTGGGCGGGGATGGCCAAGGAAACGGCGCATCAAATCGGGACCCCCCTTACATCGTTGTTGGGTTGGAACGAACTCTTGAAGTCCGAGGACATCAATCCCGAAGTGACCCAAGAGATTGCAAAGGACATTGACCGGTTGGAAACCATTACGGAGCGTTTTTCCAAAATCGGTTCCGTTCCAGAACTACGCGTACACGATATTGTTACAGAGACCAAAAAAGCATACGACTATCTAAAACAACGCAGTTCCAAACTGGTCCATTTTTCCTTTAGTTCCGATGTGGATGGGGCCAATGTGCTCATGAATCCGCCTTTGTACAACTGGAGTATCGAGAACTTGGTAAAAAACGGCATCGATGCCATGAAAGGAAAGGGCAATATTGCCATACAAATTGAAAAGAAAGGCCAGAACATCCATATTTTGGTATCAGATACGGGCCATGGGATTCCAAAAAGCGACTTCCAGAACATTTTTAACCCAGGTGTCACCTCTAAGCAAAGAGGCTGGGGATTAGGCCTTTCGTTAGTAAAAAGAATTGTTGAAGAGTACCATAAAGGAAAAATTAAAGTATTTTCGTCCAGTAGAGAAGGAACTATCATGCAAATTACGCTGCGAGCACTATAA
- a CDS encoding HIT family protein, with amino-acid sequence MASIFTKIISGEIPSYKIAEDDDNYAFLDINPNAKGHTLCVPKKEVDKILDLDEESYTKLMAFSRKVGIAIQKAVPCKRVGMSVIGLEVPHVHVHLIPLQSMANATFQHKEEFTQKEFEEVARAIRSNL; translated from the coding sequence ATGGCCAGTATCTTTACCAAGATCATCAGCGGGGAAATACCTTCTTATAAAATTGCCGAAGATGATGATAATTATGCTTTTTTGGACATCAACCCCAACGCCAAGGGACATACTTTATGTGTTCCCAAAAAGGAAGTGGACAAAATCTTGGACCTTGATGAGGAATCCTACACCAAGTTAATGGCATTTTCAAGAAAGGTGGGTATCGCCATTCAAAAGGCCGTGCCCTGTAAGCGGGTGGGAATGTCGGTGATCGGGTTGGAAGTGCCCCATGTGCATGTGCACCTTATCCCGCTCCAAAGTATGGCAAACGCCACTTTTCAGCATAAGGAAGAATTTACCCAAAAAGAATTTGAGGAGGTGGCAAGGGCCATCAGGTCAAACCTTTAG
- the greA gene encoding transcription elongation factor GreA yields the protein MSKVSYYTPEGLKKLRDELNHLKDVERPKASQAIAEARDKGDLSENAEYDAAKEAQGLLEMKISKMEETLANARLIDESQLDNSKILVLSTVKLKNQTNGMEMKYTLVAESEADLKTGKISVTSPIGKGLLGKKVGDVAEIKVPNGTLKFEILEITRE from the coding sequence ATGAGCAAAGTTTCATACTATACACCCGAAGGATTAAAGAAATTGAGGGACGAACTGAACCACTTAAAAGATGTGGAACGTCCCAAAGCCTCTCAGGCCATTGCAGAAGCAAGGGATAAAGGAGATCTTTCCGAAAACGCGGAATATGATGCCGCCAAAGAAGCCCAGGGCCTTTTGGAAATGAAGATTTCCAAAATGGAAGAGACCTTGGCCAATGCCCGTTTGATCGATGAATCCCAGTTGGACAACTCCAAAATATTGGTGCTATCGACGGTGAAGCTCAAAAACCAAACCAACGGCATGGAGATGAAGTATACTTTGGTGGCAGAGAGCGAAGCGGATCTAAAAACAGGTAAAATTTCCGTTACATCTCCCATTGGAAAAGGATTGTTGGGTAAAAAAGTGGGCGACGTGGCAGAGATCAAGGTGCCGAACGGAACCTTGAAATTCGAAATTTTAGAGATTACAAGAGAGTAA
- a CDS encoding aldo/keto reductase encodes MKYRRLGKTGINVSEISLGTWQVGGKWGSGFDDALAEKIINEAIDAGVNFIDTADVYEAGASEAAVGRVVKSRSEEVFVATKCGRQINPHVNEGYTVDVLRKYVEDSLKNTGMDCLDLIQLHCPPTEVFYRPEIFELFDRLREEGKIKNLGVSIEKVEEGLKAMEYPNVSTVQIIFNMFRQRPSELFFEKVQKKDIGVIVRVPLASGLLTGKFSSDSTFDEEDHRKFNRDGAAFDKGETFSGVPFEVGLQAVEELKKVFPERKNLAPMALRWILDFPEVSCIIPGASKEEHLKSNLEAVKLPSLTKEEKAAVNQIYHEYIKKHVHQLW; translated from the coding sequence ATGAAATATAGAAGACTGGGCAAAACAGGCATCAATGTCTCCGAAATCTCTCTGGGCACATGGCAGGTAGGAGGAAAATGGGGCTCTGGTTTTGATGATGCCCTAGCCGAAAAGATAATAAACGAAGCCATAGATGCGGGGGTAAACTTTATAGACACCGCAGATGTTTATGAGGCCGGTGCTAGTGAAGCTGCAGTGGGCCGAGTGGTAAAATCCAGATCGGAAGAAGTTTTTGTGGCCACTAAATGTGGCAGGCAAATAAATCCCCATGTTAACGAAGGCTATACTGTGGACGTACTCCGAAAATATGTGGAGGACAGTTTAAAAAATACTGGGATGGATTGTTTGGATTTAATCCAACTACATTGCCCGCCCACCGAAGTTTTTTATAGGCCTGAAATTTTTGAACTGTTCGACCGATTAAGGGAAGAGGGTAAAATAAAGAACCTTGGTGTTAGTATAGAAAAGGTAGAGGAAGGCCTAAAGGCGATGGAATACCCAAATGTAAGCACGGTTCAAATTATCTTCAATATGTTCCGGCAGCGTCCTTCGGAATTGTTTTTTGAAAAAGTACAGAAGAAGGATATCGGTGTAATCGTCCGCGTGCCTTTGGCCAGTGGACTACTTACCGGGAAATTTTCTTCGGACTCCACTTTTGACGAAGAAGACCACAGGAAGTTTAACAGAGATGGTGCAGCTTTTGATAAAGGAGAAACCTTTAGCGGTGTCCCTTTTGAAGTAGGATTACAAGCTGTTGAAGAACTCAAAAAAGTATTTCCCGAAAGAAAAAACCTAGCACCCATGGCTCTACGATGGATATTGGATTTCCCCGAGGTCAGTTGTATTATTCCAGGGGCATCAAAAGAAGAACACCTGAAAAGCAATCTTGAAGCGGTGAAATTACCCTCGCTCACAAAAGAGGAAAAAGCAGCTGTAAACCAAATATACCACGAATACATAAAAAAACACGTGCACCAACTTTGGTAA
- a CDS encoding Gfo/Idh/MocA family protein encodes MTESRFNFSAEKPLRWGVIGCGAVTEKKSVPAFKTTSGFEVAMVMRRNPKKVEDYAKRHHIPNWTTNADELINNPKVDAVYIATPPDTHKLYALKVAAAGKPCCVEKPMAPTYKDSLAIYNAFVDKGIPLFIAYYRRSLPRFLKIKEWLDGGQIGEVRHIHWQKTKPPSDIDLSKAYNWRTDAAIARGGYFDDLASHGLDLFTFLLGDIEEANGFCTNQIGLYSAFDAITANWIHEGGITGTGNWNFGTYHRTDKVEIMGSKGSIRFAVLDEAPVELQNALGHQILNIPHPEHIQEFHVENIKNHLQGQGRHPSTGTTGLHTSWVMEEILGKL; translated from the coding sequence ATGACAGAATCCCGTTTTAATTTTTCAGCAGAAAAACCCCTTCGTTGGGGAGTGATCGGTTGTGGCGCCGTTACCGAAAAAAAAAGCGTGCCAGCCTTTAAAACGACCTCAGGTTTTGAAGTGGCCATGGTAATGCGGAGAAACCCTAAAAAGGTTGAAGATTATGCCAAAAGACATCATATACCCAATTGGACCACCAATGCCGATGAGCTGATCAACAACCCAAAGGTTGATGCCGTATATATTGCCACGCCGCCCGATACCCATAAATTGTATGCATTAAAAGTGGCCGCAGCCGGAAAACCCTGTTGTGTGGAAAAACCCATGGCGCCTACCTACAAAGATAGTTTGGCCATTTATAATGCCTTCGTGGATAAAGGAATACCGCTTTTTATAGCGTACTACCGCCGTTCACTGCCCAGATTTCTTAAAATCAAAGAATGGTTGGATGGTGGGCAAATAGGTGAAGTGAGACATATTCACTGGCAAAAGACCAAACCGCCAAGTGATATTGATCTAAGCAAAGCATATAACTGGAGAACCGATGCGGCAATTGCCCGTGGCGGATATTTTGATGATTTGGCCAGTCATGGGTTGGACTTGTTCACCTTTTTATTGGGTGATATTGAAGAGGCCAATGGTTTTTGCACGAACCAAATTGGATTGTATTCCGCTTTTGATGCCATAACGGCAAATTGGATACACGAGGGAGGGATTACAGGAACAGGCAACTGGAACTTTGGAACGTACCACCGAACCGATAAGGTCGAAATTATGGGTTCCAAGGGAAGCATTCGTTTTGCCGTTTTGGACGAAGCACCCGTTGAGCTTCAAAATGCTTTGGGGCATCAAATTTTGAATATTCCGCACCCAGAACACATTCAAGAGTTCCATGTAGAGAATATAAAAAATCATCTTCAAGGACAAGGAAGGCATCCCTCAACTGGAACGACCGGTCTGCATACCAGTTGGGTAATGGAAGAAATTTTGGGAAAACTCTGA
- a CDS encoding TonB-dependent receptor produces MKLYSIIQKRACSGSLRPSQKSKGHRIKTLFAGTACLGLAFSMSAQEEPIDSLEGKEVVLDEVLVQSVRITKDFPITFSDLDKVELAPRNLGQDIPILMNFMPAVVTTSDAGAGIGYTSMRVRGSDATRVNVTINGIPYNDAESHGTFWVNMPDFATSTQSLQLQRGVGTSTNGAGAFGASLNMLTDAFSNEAYARISSSVGSFNTLRNNVKFSTGLMNDHFEFSGRLSRVTSEGYVDRAASELEGYFLQGTYKDDNTLVKALLFGGHEVTYQAWNGISAEQLQDQDNRTYNSAGEYTDDNGDTQYYENEVDNYKQDHFQLHWYETWNPAWETHLAVHYTRGRGFFEQYREDDDFVTYGLEPITVNGELVENTDLIRRRWLDNDFYGTVFSATYNSDKLELIMGGGYNEYKGDHFGEIIWAEYASDSEIRDRYYDDNSTKTDFNAYTKANFELTDQWSLFGDVQYRTVSYQANGEDTGLVDDTFNFFNPKAGVTFDLNQNNNFYFSYARANREPNRNDYESGSPKPEKLNDFELGWRYVSPSFQLNTNVYYMRYKDQLVLTGELNDVGAPLRSNVGDSYRLGLEIDANVSLSDSFTWRPNIALSDNRNLDYFFEQDGELQNLGNTNIAFSPKLIAGNIITYQPSTDFQVSLLSKFVGKQYMGNIDSETSVLDSYTQTDFNIQYTINMDSFIKSIEISGLVNNIFDADIVSNGYFYTFDDDFSNPGTITTVEEAFYYPQAGINFLLGATLNF; encoded by the coding sequence ATGAAACTCTATTCAATTATTCAAAAAAGAGCCTGTTCCGGCTCATTGCGACCGTCACAAAAAAGCAAGGGACATCGCATCAAAACCTTATTTGCGGGCACTGCCTGCTTAGGATTGGCATTTAGCATGAGTGCCCAAGAAGAACCTATCGATAGTCTCGAGGGAAAAGAAGTTGTGCTGGATGAGGTCCTTGTTCAGTCGGTAAGGATCACCAAGGATTTCCCGATTACTTTTTCCGATCTGGACAAAGTGGAACTGGCCCCTCGAAACCTAGGGCAGGACATCCCTATTCTGATGAATTTTATGCCTGCCGTGGTCACTACGTCCGATGCTGGGGCAGGTATAGGCTATACGAGCATGCGTGTTCGTGGTAGCGACGCGACCCGGGTCAACGTAACCATTAACGGTATTCCGTACAACGATGCGGAATCGCACGGTACTTTCTGGGTGAACATGCCCGATTTTGCCACCTCTACCCAAAGTTTGCAGTTGCAGCGCGGCGTGGGAACTTCCACCAACGGAGCAGGGGCCTTCGGAGCAAGTTTAAATATGCTTACCGATGCTTTTTCCAATGAAGCGTATGCCAGGATTTCATCATCTGTCGGAAGTTTTAACACCTTGCGGAACAACGTAAAGTTCAGTACAGGGTTGATGAACGACCACTTTGAATTTTCAGGGAGACTTTCCAGGGTAACTTCTGAAGGTTATGTGGATAGGGCAGCATCCGAATTGGAAGGCTATTTTCTACAGGGAACCTACAAGGATGATAACACCTTGGTAAAAGCGCTGCTTTTTGGAGGACATGAAGTTACCTACCAAGCATGGAACGGAATATCCGCAGAACAGCTGCAAGATCAAGATAACCGTACCTACAACTCGGCCGGGGAATATACCGATGATAACGGAGACACCCAATACTACGAAAATGAAGTGGATAACTACAAGCAGGATCACTTTCAGTTGCACTGGTACGAGACTTGGAACCCGGCTTGGGAGACCCATTTGGCCGTGCACTATACAAGAGGCCGGGGCTTTTTTGAACAGTACAGGGAAGATGACGATTTTGTAACCTATGGTCTGGAGCCTATCACCGTGAATGGTGAATTGGTAGAGAACACCGATTTGATCCGCCGCCGTTGGTTGGACAACGATTTTTATGGAACGGTATTTTCCGCCACCTATAATAGCGACAAGCTCGAACTCATCATGGGAGGTGGCTATAACGAGTACAAAGGTGATCACTTTGGCGAGATCATTTGGGCCGAATATGCCAGCGACAGTGAAATACGGGATAGGTATTACGACGATAATTCCACCAAAACGGACTTTAATGCTTATACCAAGGCCAATTTTGAACTAACGGACCAGTGGTCCCTATTTGGCGATGTGCAATATCGTACGGTAAGTTATCAGGCCAATGGGGAGGATACGGGTCTGGTGGACGATACCTTCAATTTTTTCAATCCAAAGGCAGGGGTTACCTTCGATTTGAACCAAAACAATAATTTTTATTTCTCGTATGCCCGTGCCAATAGGGAGCCCAACCGTAACGATTACGAGAGCGGAAGCCCAAAACCCGAGAAACTCAACGATTTTGAGCTGGGGTGGAGGTATGTTTCGCCAAGTTTCCAATTGAACACCAATGTGTACTATATGCGATACAAAGATCAATTGGTACTTACGGGCGAATTGAACGATGTAGGAGCCCCGTTGAGGTCTAACGTCGGTGACAGTTACCGTTTGGGACTCGAAATTGATGCAAATGTAAGCCTCTCCGATTCGTTTACATGGAGACCGAACATAGCTTTGAGCGATAACAGGAACCTTGATTATTTCTTTGAGCAGGATGGGGAACTTCAAAACTTGGGAAATACGAACATTGCCTTCTCTCCAAAATTGATTGCCGGCAATATTATTACCTATCAGCCCAGTACTGACTTTCAGGTTTCGTTGCTGTCAAAATTTGTGGGCAAACAGTATATGGGCAACATAGATTCAGAGACTTCGGTTTTGGACAGCTATACCCAAACTGATTTCAATATCCAGTATACCATCAACATGGATTCTTTTATAAAGAGCATTGAAATTTCCGGTTTGGTGAACAATATTTTCGATGCCGATATTGTCTCCAACGGATATTTTTACACTTTTGATGATGACTTTTCCAATCCGGGAACCATCACCACTGTTGAAGAAGCCTTTTATTACCCGCAGGCAGGAATCAACTTTCTGTTAGGGGCAACACTCAATTTTTAG